One Alteromonas sp. KC3 DNA segment encodes these proteins:
- a CDS encoding SIMPL domain-containing protein → MKFLATILLAIYPLSLIASVPNDRHIVVEGQSKITAAPDMVIVTFETESQNITSLNAKQSVDKRINNLLAGLERFSVDDQNVTASSITTYANYIYTDDDKKVLDGYIASRTVKVTLKEISMLNDFMNFALEIGVSEIKNIEFQSSRQEALRQEAVANAVEDAKHQGRTMASAFGAKLGNVYSINSATQNHYDRYGFNDAIETIQVTGSRIEAEEFEPGRYLQENIVFSATVHVVFDLKVD, encoded by the coding sequence ATGAAGTTTCTCGCCACAATTCTTTTAGCTATATACCCATTAAGTCTTATTGCCAGTGTACCAAATGACAGGCATATCGTTGTTGAAGGTCAGTCAAAAATTACCGCTGCTCCTGATATGGTCATTGTCACTTTTGAAACAGAGTCGCAAAATATCACTAGCCTGAACGCAAAGCAAAGTGTCGATAAAAGGATTAATAACCTATTAGCAGGGCTAGAGAGATTTAGTGTCGACGACCAGAATGTTACTGCGTCCAGCATAACTACATACGCAAATTACATTTACACCGACGATGATAAAAAAGTGCTAGACGGTTATATTGCGAGTCGCACTGTAAAAGTAACACTCAAAGAAATTAGTATGCTGAACGACTTTATGAATTTTGCACTTGAAATAGGCGTCAGTGAAATAAAAAATATTGAATTCCAATCCTCTCGACAAGAAGCGCTCAGGCAAGAGGCGGTTGCTAATGCTGTAGAGGATGCCAAGCATCAGGGCCGTACGATGGCTAGTGCGTTTGGCGCAAAATTAGGTAATGTTTATAGCATCAACTCAGCGACACAAAACCATTATGATAGATATGGTTTTAATGATGCCATTGAGACAATACAAGTTACAGGTTCAAGAATTGAAGCCGAAGAATTCGAGCCAGGTCGCTATTTACAAGAAAACATTGTGTTTAGCGCCACTGTACATGTGGTATTCGATTTAAAGGTCGATTAA
- a CDS encoding nuclear transport factor 2 family protein, protein MRRFFALVLSGLLSHSVLAEALNEHKNIERAVLDYIESQHQSKPELMERGLDKKLAKRTYWESKEGSEYIMETDFDTMVWVAENYNKEGDKFPSSPMVDIKILDIDNRAASVKLTVDEWIDYMHLYKNENDDWKIINVLWQYHDATRHSSKQ, encoded by the coding sequence ATGCGTCGTTTTTTTGCACTTGTACTGTCAGGTCTTTTATCGCATTCGGTATTAGCTGAAGCATTAAATGAACACAAAAACATCGAACGAGCAGTTCTCGATTACATCGAGTCGCAACATCAATCGAAACCCGAATTAATGGAAAGAGGGCTAGATAAAAAATTAGCAAAGCGAACATATTGGGAATCTAAAGAGGGGTCAGAATACATTATGGAAACTGACTTCGACACCATGGTTTGGGTGGCTGAAAACTACAACAAAGAAGGTGATAAATTTCCCTCTTCTCCGATGGTTGACATAAAAATTTTAGATATCGATAACCGAGCGGCATCTGTGAAGCTAACTGTTGACGAATGGATTGACTACATGCATTTATATAAGAACGAAAATGATGACTGGAAAATCATTAATGTTCTGTGGCAATACCACGATGCCACTAGGCATTCGAGTAAGCAGTAA
- a CDS encoding DUF3592 domain-containing protein, giving the protein MDALNYLQKMIGLASEGELQGIWFWASLYMLVVCSFSTYFQIRTRFWASTQGKLHKLGIETFGNTNELSEQQYQGKALYSYTVDGKTYQGKRISPWVIVTNYNARALLAKQTSGVHVTSQNEVTVFYNPKKPEKSFLLKANKLGIVVTFVTAIAPLLSYLARFHT; this is encoded by the coding sequence ATGGACGCTTTGAACTACTTACAGAAAATGATTGGTTTGGCATCTGAAGGAGAGCTTCAGGGTATATGGTTTTGGGCGTCATTATACATGCTTGTGGTTTGTTCGTTCTCCACCTACTTCCAAATTAGAACGCGGTTTTGGGCTTCAACTCAGGGGAAATTGCACAAGCTTGGCATTGAAACTTTCGGAAATACAAACGAACTATCCGAACAACAGTATCAGGGCAAAGCGCTTTATTCGTATACTGTTGACGGAAAAACCTATCAGGGAAAGCGCATTTCGCCTTGGGTGATTGTGACTAATTACAATGCAAGAGCGCTACTTGCAAAACAAACATCAGGCGTTCACGTAACCTCTCAAAACGAAGTAACTGTTTTCTACAACCCCAAAAAGCCAGAAAAAAGTTTTTTACTTAAGGCCAACAAGCTTGGCATAGTAGTAACATTCGTTACGGCAATAGCGCCCTTGTTAAGCTACCTTGCCCGATTTCATACTTAA